The Chlorogloeopsis sp. ULAP01 genome window below encodes:
- a CDS encoding DUF4870 domain-containing protein has protein sequence MREQDNKQIRIWAMLCHLSALLWIPLALLVLLKIPLYLPLLNLLGPLIIWRWKKAQNPWIDFQGKEALNFQLSLTIYTLVVIIISLFLVFTTCGIALTTDMKSQQLEIIFNTLLTFLGILILLLMLMQLILVIFAAIKAYKGQHYRYPFTIRFLQ, from the coding sequence ATGAGAGAACAAGACAATAAGCAAATACGCATTTGGGCAATGCTCTGTCATCTCTCAGCTTTGTTATGGATACCATTGGCTTTATTAGTATTGCTCAAAATACCTTTATATCTACCTTTACTCAATTTATTAGGGCCGCTCATCATTTGGCGATGGAAAAAGGCACAAAACCCTTGGATTGATTTCCAAGGAAAAGAAGCTTTAAATTTTCAACTTTCGCTGACAATTTATACTTTAGTTGTCATTATTATTTCCTTATTTTTAGTTTTTACAACCTGTGGAATTGCTTTGACAACTGACATGAAATCGCAACAATTAGAAATAATTTTTAATACATTATTAACTTTTTTAGGTATCTTAATTTTATTATTAATGCTAATGCAATTAATTTTAGTAATTTTTGCAGCAATAAAAGCCTACAAAGGACAACATTATCGTTATCCTTTCACCATTAGATTTTTACAGTAA
- a CDS encoding glycosyltransferase, whose amino-acid sequence MNKSSKQEKVVSFLLITLDADGGNRATLSLAQGFVERGLAVDIIVLKAEGEALKWLPPKARLVELQCRNRGLYKFSYLLSLARYLRKVQPDALVTGDDINYGSMAKYLAGVRTQIVISSHTILSSFLENSPWRVRVSPTAFLLRNFLWFYGWADAIAPVSQGVADDLERMAGQPLKRMRVIYNPAVTPQLLEQAKEPIEHEWFVEGAPPVILGVGRLSQEKDFPTLIRALAIVRKQITARLMILGEGYERSRLEALIAELGLTSEVALPGFILNPYAYMSKAAVFVLSSTFEAFGLVLVEAMVCGTPVVSTDCVSGPSEILEGGKFGKLVPVGDEINMASAIISTLKYPTDIEALQQQAHKFSVENAVNGYLELINQY is encoded by the coding sequence GTGAACAAATCTAGCAAACAGGAAAAAGTTGTGAGCTTTTTGCTCATAACCCTTGATGCTGACGGTGGCAATCGAGCTACTCTGAGTTTAGCCCAGGGTTTTGTCGAACGCGGCTTGGCGGTAGATATTATTGTTTTAAAGGCAGAGGGAGAAGCATTGAAATGGCTCCCTCCCAAGGCACGATTGGTAGAACTTCAGTGTCGAAATCGGGGTTTATATAAGTTCTCGTATTTGTTATCCTTGGCACGGTATTTACGAAAAGTCCAACCCGACGCTTTAGTAACTGGAGATGATATTAACTACGGGTCAATGGCTAAGTACTTGGCAGGAGTGAGAACGCAGATTGTCATCAGTTCTCATACTATTTTGTCAAGTTTTCTAGAGAACAGTCCGTGGAGAGTAAGAGTCAGTCCGACAGCCTTTTTATTGAGAAATTTCCTCTGGTTTTATGGCTGGGCTGATGCCATAGCTCCCGTATCTCAAGGAGTTGCAGATGATTTAGAGCGGATGGCTGGACAACCCTTAAAACGTATGCGAGTGATATACAATCCAGCCGTAACTCCCCAACTGCTTGAACAAGCAAAAGAGCCGATAGAGCATGAATGGTTTGTGGAGGGAGCGCCTCCGGTGATTTTAGGAGTAGGGCGTTTGAGTCAAGAGAAAGATTTTCCGACTCTCATTCGAGCACTTGCGATTGTGCGCAAGCAGATAACAGCCCGGTTGATGATTTTGGGTGAAGGATATGAGCGATCGCGACTGGAAGCGCTAATTGCAGAGTTGGGTTTAACCTCGGAAGTTGCTCTACCTGGTTTTATCTTGAATCCTTATGCTTATATGTCCAAAGCTGCGGTATTTGTCCTGTCTTCTACTTTTGAAGCATTCGGTCTTGTACTGGTAGAAGCGATGGTTTGTGGTACTCCAGTCGTTTCTACAGATTGTGTTAGCGGCCCTAGTGAAATTTTGGAGGGTGGCAAGTTTGGTAAATTAGTGCCTGTCGGGGATGAAATAAATATGGCTAGTGCCATTATATCTACACTTAAGTATCCCACAGATATTGAAGCTTTACAACAACAAGCTCACAAGTTCTCTGTAGAAAATGCTGTAAACGGCTATTTAGAACTAATTAACCAATATTAA
- a CDS encoding hydantoinase B/oxoprolinase family protein: protein MYITSQPDPVRLEIFKNLYQFIAEQMGIVLQNTAASVNIKERLDFSCAIFDSSGLLVANAPHIPVHLGSMSESVRSLINDKGDTIQPGNVYLSNNPYNGGTHLPDVTAITPVFIDSGNNISFPNPQPPIISPLFYVASRGHQADIGGITPGSMPPHSNTVEEEGIIFDNFLLVEQGNFREIQVREILLNHPYPARNPNQNIADFQAQIAANERGVQELRKMVSQSGIETVQAYMKFVQDNAEESVRRAIDVLRDGSFIYEMDNGARIQVKVTIHRENRSATIDFTGTSRQLNSNFNAPKAVTQAAVLYVFRTLVDDNIPLNAGCLKPLEIIIPQGCMLNPTYPAAVVAGNVETSQTIVDALYGALGVMAASAGTMNNFTFGNEQYQYYETICGGSGAGANFDGTDAVHTHMTNSRLTDPEVLETRYPVQVESFSLRPHSGGKGKYSGGNGVIRRIRFIEPMTANILSSHRLIPPFGLNGGEAGIVGCNWIQRQNGTKEDLDSTATVEMQPGDVFVIETPGGGGFGNICPEIL from the coding sequence ATGTACATTACATCTCAACCCGATCCAGTCCGTTTAGAAATATTTAAAAATCTATATCAATTTATTGCCGAACAAATGGGGATTGTTCTCCAAAATACGGCAGCGTCGGTAAATATCAAAGAGAGACTAGATTTTTCCTGTGCTATTTTTGATTCTTCTGGATTATTAGTTGCCAATGCACCCCACATTCCTGTACATTTAGGTTCCATGAGTGAAAGTGTCCGCAGTTTAATTAATGATAAAGGCGACACAATACAACCAGGAAATGTCTATCTATCTAATAATCCTTATAACGGCGGAACTCATCTTCCTGATGTGACTGCAATTACCCCCGTTTTTATAGACAGTGGCAATAATATCTCATTTCCCAATCCCCAGCCCCCAATCATCAGTCCCCTTTTTTATGTTGCTTCTCGTGGACACCAAGCAGATATTGGTGGCATTACTCCCGGTTCAATGCCTCCTCACAGTAACACAGTAGAAGAGGAAGGAATTATTTTTGATAATTTTCTTTTAGTTGAACAAGGAAACTTTCGGGAAATCCAAGTTCGAGAGATACTTTTAAACCATCCCTATCCTGCTCGCAATCCTAACCAAAATATTGCTGATTTTCAAGCACAAATTGCTGCCAATGAAAGAGGAGTACAAGAACTCCGTAAAATGGTTTCTCAATCTGGAATTGAAACAGTCCAAGCTTACATGAAATTTGTGCAAGACAATGCCGAAGAGTCAGTTAGGCGGGCAATTGATGTTCTCAGAGATGGTTCATTTATTTATGAAATGGATAATGGAGCAAGAATTCAAGTTAAAGTGACAATTCACCGAGAAAATCGCAGTGCCACAATTGATTTTACTGGCACATCTCGTCAATTAAATAGTAACTTTAATGCTCCTAAAGCTGTCACTCAAGCAGCAGTTTTATATGTGTTCCGCACTCTTGTCGATGATAATATTCCTCTCAATGCTGGGTGTCTAAAACCTTTAGAAATTATAATTCCTCAAGGCTGTATGCTGAACCCAACCTATCCGGCAGCAGTGGTAGCGGGTAATGTGGAGACTTCTCAAACTATTGTTGATGCTTTGTATGGTGCTTTGGGTGTAATGGCTGCGTCTGCCGGAACGATGAATAATTTTACATTTGGTAATGAGCAATACCAGTACTATGAAACTATCTGTGGTGGTTCTGGGGCAGGGGCTAACTTTGATGGTACTGATGCTGTTCATACCCATATGACTAACTCCCGCTTAACCGATCCAGAAGTTTTAGAAACCCGTTATCCTGTGCAGGTAGAAAGCTTTAGTCTTCGTCCCCATAGCGGCGGCAAAGGAAAGTATTCGGGTGGCAATGGGGTTATTCGTCGCATCAGATTTATAGAACCAATGACAGCTAATATTCTCTCTAGCCATCGTTTGATTCCTCCTTTTGGATTAAATGGTGGGGAAGCCGGAATTGTGGGATGCAATTGGATACAACGTCAGAATGGAACTAAAGAGGATTTAGATAGTACAGCAACAGTCGAAATGCAACCTGGGGATGTGTTTGTGATAGAAACTCCTGGGGGAGGGGGATTTGGTAATATTTGTCCTGAAATCCTCTAG
- a CDS encoding GIY-YIG nuclease family protein — translation MRFWGLRLETHQLDLFSLSEISSAPTSRTPVLLMDEKTLTKWKSQITIHQQQVRASKPTQQATLFQMPSAHIDPGAIDPFNLSPCSLSFYRLPTNNPGEACLYFVIDIAANLLLYIGETCKSNKRWKGVHDCKQYIENYLDLHYRYELKTAVNIAFWWDAPTKTRSRQRLELTLIQKWKSPFNKENWRLWGQPFG, via the coding sequence TTGCGTTTTTGGGGATTGCGATTGGAAACTCATCAACTTGACTTGTTCTCACTCTCGGAAATTAGTTCTGCACCAACTAGTAGAACACCTGTGTTGCTGATGGATGAGAAGACTTTAACAAAGTGGAAATCACAAATCACCATCCATCAACAACAAGTAAGAGCAAGCAAACCAACTCAACAAGCTACCTTATTTCAAATGCCATCAGCACACATCGATCCTGGTGCGATCGATCCCTTTAATTTGTCGCCATGTTCTTTATCATTTTATCGATTGCCAACAAATAACCCTGGTGAAGCCTGTCTGTACTTTGTCATAGACATAGCAGCAAACTTGCTACTCTATATCGGAGAAACTTGTAAATCTAATAAAAGATGGAAAGGTGTACACGATTGCAAGCAATACATTGAAAATTACTTGGACTTGCACTACCGTTATGAATTAAAAACAGCAGTGAATATAGCCTTTTGGTGGGATGCGCCAACTAAAACGCGATCGCGCCAAAGGCTAGAACTGACACTCATTCAAAAATGGAAGTCTCCCTTTAATAAGGAGAACTGGAGACTCTGGGGGCAACCTTTTGGGTAA
- a CDS encoding hydantoinase/oxoprolinase family protein, with protein sequence MLKVFADRGGTFTDIVAVTDNQAIIDRLLEHQERFLIVPLPNQQCVIVYKLLSENPEKYQDAVIQGIRDIIGLSDNKPIPTEAIEVVKMGTTVATNALLERKGDRVVLLITKGFKDALRIGYQNRPDIFARQIVLPTMLYEQVIEVDERYDAQGNELTPVNLEQVKNDLQAVYNTGIRSCAIVFMHSYRYPYHEQQVAQLAQEIGFTQISVSHQVSPLMKLVSRGDTTVVDAYLTPILRHYVNQVASHLPGVRLMFMKSDGGLVAAEQFQGKDSILSGPAGGIVGAVQTSQRAGFDSVITFDMGGTSTDVAHFKGEYERQLDSEIAGARMRVPVLAINTIAAGGGSILFFDGSRYRVGPESAGSNPGPACYRRGGPLAVTDANVMLGKIYPQYFPSVFGPDGNLPLDKNVVISKFTKLAQDIETATGDTRTPEQVAAGFIAIAVENMANAIKKISLQRGYDVTKYTLCCFGGAGGQVACLIADTLGMKKIFLHPYAGVLSAYGMGLADVRAIREGGVEKLLTQALIPQLVQLMETLETQARSELPLPNPPLIKGRVSDRAGWVEANSEEEVVRKLNLKYEGTNSTLTVNFASDVELMRQEFEAEHKSRYGFIQVEKNLIVESASVEVIQKMDTPEEPFISRTRSIGEPAQSVKTVKMFTAEKWHDTPIYRREDLQPEDTINGPAIIVEKISTIVVEPDWEAILTERNHLILCRR encoded by the coding sequence ATGTTGAAAGTCTTTGCTGACAGGGGTGGTACATTCACAGATATTGTTGCTGTTACTGATAATCAGGCAATTATAGACAGACTCTTAGAACATCAAGAACGTTTTTTGATTGTTCCCCTTCCTAACCAGCAATGTGTAATAGTCTACAAACTACTCTCAGAAAATCCCGAAAAATACCAAGATGCAGTAATCCAAGGTATTCGAGATATTATAGGACTTTCAGACAATAAACCCATTCCAACCGAAGCGATAGAAGTGGTAAAAATGGGGACAACTGTAGCAACAAATGCACTGTTAGAAAGGAAAGGCGATCGCGTGGTGCTTCTCATCACCAAAGGGTTTAAAGATGCCTTGCGAATTGGCTACCAAAATCGCCCTGATATTTTTGCCCGTCAGATCGTTTTACCAACCATGCTTTACGAGCAGGTAATTGAGGTTGATGAACGCTATGATGCTCAAGGCAACGAACTAACTCCAGTAAATCTCGAACAAGTCAAAAATGACTTACAAGCTGTTTACAACACGGGAATTCGTAGTTGTGCCATTGTTTTTATGCACAGTTATCGCTATCCCTACCATGAACAACAAGTTGCCCAACTCGCCCAAGAAATCGGATTTACGCAGATATCCGTATCTCATCAAGTTAGTCCTTTAATGAAATTGGTAAGTCGAGGAGACACAACAGTAGTAGATGCTTATTTAACTCCTATTCTGCGTCATTATGTTAACCAAGTAGCAAGTCACTTGCCCGGAGTCAGATTAATGTTTATGAAGTCTGACGGCGGCTTAGTCGCAGCTGAACAATTTCAAGGAAAAGATAGTATTTTAAGTGGCCCTGCTGGAGGTATTGTTGGTGCAGTACAAACTAGCCAAAGAGCAGGCTTCGATTCGGTTATTACTTTTGATATGGGCGGAACAAGTACAGATGTAGCCCACTTTAAAGGAGAATATGAACGACAACTAGATTCCGAGATTGCCGGAGCGCGGATGCGAGTTCCCGTCTTAGCGATTAATACCATTGCTGCTGGGGGTGGTTCAATTCTCTTCTTTGATGGCTCCCGTTATCGCGTCGGCCCTGAATCTGCGGGATCAAATCCTGGGCCTGCTTGTTATCGGCGTGGCGGCCCTTTAGCTGTCACAGATGCTAATGTTATGTTAGGCAAAATTTACCCTCAATATTTTCCTTCTGTCTTTGGCCCCGATGGCAATTTACCCTTAGATAAAAATGTTGTCATATCTAAATTTACAAAATTAGCCCAAGACATTGAAACTGCTACAGGAGACACTCGTACTCCCGAACAAGTCGCCGCCGGATTTATTGCGATCGCTGTCGAAAATATGGCAAACGCGATTAAAAAAATTAGTTTGCAAAGAGGATATGACGTCACCAAATATACTCTTTGTTGTTTTGGAGGCGCAGGAGGGCAAGTAGCTTGTTTAATTGCCGATACTTTGGGGATGAAAAAGATATTCCTTCATCCCTATGCTGGGGTTCTCTCTGCTTATGGAATGGGATTAGCTGATGTGCGAGCAATTAGAGAAGGAGGAGTAGAAAAGCTTTTAACGCAAGCATTAATACCGCAATTGGTGCAGTTAATGGAGACTTTAGAAACGCAAGCTAGAAGTGAATTACCTCTCCCCAACCCTCCCCTTATAAAGGGGAGGGTGTCCGATAGGGCGGGTTGGGTTGAAGCCAACAGCGAAGAGGAAGTAGTGCGAAAACTAAATTTAAAATATGAGGGAACTAACTCTACCTTGACAGTTAATTTTGCCTCGGATGTGGAATTGATGCGACAAGAATTTGAGGCTGAACATAAATCTCGTTATGGTTTCATTCAAGTAGAGAAAAACTTAATTGTTGAATCTGCATCAGTGGAAGTAATTCAGAAAATGGATACTCCCGAAGAACCCTTTATTAGTCGTACTCGTTCTATTGGTGAACCTGCCCAATCTGTTAAAACAGTCAAGATGTTTACTGCCGAAAAATGGCATGACACTCCCATTTATCGACGGGAAGATTTACAACCAGAAGATACTATTAACGGCCCTGCAATTATTGTTGAAAAAATTAGCACGATTGTAGTTGAACCTGACTGGGAAGCAATATTAACTGAACGCAATCATTTAATTTTATGCAGAAGGTAA
- a CDS encoding type II toxin-antitoxin system PemK/MazF family toxin, producing the protein MEGSIEKLGKGDVVSVPFPFSDVFTTKRRPALVIAESDSNNIMVCPITSKAGRDYEIKLEDQNFKVGKLNLSHCYIRPNIIATVEKNNIIRHIGKVKGEKTNEVMTVIIEILQKPPEPPPASKALERGKSPKV; encoded by the coding sequence TTGGAAGGATCTATAGAAAAACTTGGTAAAGGCGATGTCGTCTCAGTGCCTTTTCCATTTTCTGATGTATTTACCACTAAAAGACGACCTGCTTTAGTAATTGCAGAATCAGATAGTAACAATATTATGGTCTGTCCTATCACCAGTAAAGCAGGTAGAGATTATGAAATTAAGTTAGAAGACCAAAACTTCAAGGTTGGTAAACTAAACCTAAGTCATTGCTATATTCGCCCTAACATTATTGCAACCGTTGAGAAAAATAATATTATTCGCCATATAGGAAAAGTGAAGGGCGAAAAAACTAATGAAGTCATGACTGTAATTATTGAAATTCTTCAAAAGCCTCCCGAACCTCCACCAGCATCAAAAGCTTTAGAACGAGGCAAAAGTCCAAAAGTATAA
- a CDS encoding DUF1822 family protein translates to MQTRTTQKSRQLRCKRSCGLRIISTSKSDTTIWRFELYNTAPGAAIPGGFKLKLLTENLQPFSNNGDIATTTIEQLFVEVIL, encoded by the coding sequence TTGCAAACACGAACAACTCAAAAGTCACGGCAACTACGATGCAAGCGATCGTGTGGATTGCGCATTATATCAACAAGCAAATCAGATACAACTATTTGGCGTTTTGAATTGTACAACACAGCACCAGGAGCAGCTATTCCTGGAGGTTTTAAACTAAAACTACTCACTGAAAATTTACAACCTTTTTCTAACAACGGAGATATCGCCACAACAACTATAGAACAACTGTTTGTAGAAGTTATCTTATAA
- a CDS encoding fasciclin domain-containing protein, with protein MFDKDFRALTGKKTSVKLACLIGIVGVTTLISSPVLARRFFPRFALFQPSAYKNYPYRTSNSTIADTLTKDKKFANLVDELKEAGLFDSLKKPGYFTIFAPTDSAFDSLPDNVFKRYSQPDNRIKILKYHLVSGEITPKQVNSGTIKTVEGAEVKISDRADGTVQLNNAIAKHPSTTTTNGVIIEIDQVLIPDDF; from the coding sequence ATGTTTGATAAGGATTTTCGTGCCTTGACAGGCAAAAAAACATCGGTCAAATTAGCGTGTCTTATAGGAATTGTTGGTGTCACAACATTAATAAGTTCTCCGGTTTTAGCGAGAAGATTCTTTCCACGCTTTGCTTTGTTTCAACCGTCAGCTTATAAGAACTATCCCTATCGTACCTCTAACAGTACCATTGCAGATACTCTTACCAAAGATAAAAAATTTGCAAATCTGGTTGATGAATTGAAAGAGGCTGGGCTTTTTGACTCGCTAAAAAAACCGGGTTATTTCACGATTTTTGCTCCAACAGATAGTGCCTTTGATTCTTTACCCGATAACGTCTTCAAGCGATACAGCCAGCCAGACAACCGAATTAAAATTTTAAAATATCATTTGGTCTCTGGTGAAATCACTCCCAAGCAAGTGAATAGTGGGACAATCAAAACTGTGGAAGGCGCAGAGGTTAAAATCAGCGATCGGGCTGATGGCACAGTTCAGTTAAATAATGCGATCGCCAAACATCCCTCTACTACTACCACGAATGGTGTGATTATTGAAATTGACCAAGTACTCATCCCGGATGATTTTTAG
- a CDS encoding plasmid replication protein, CyRepA1 family — protein sequence MHLYHLYPEHLEEIVKSSSIDIHIAQLNFISLQDEIAYDYLLISEHLPRTNTGMVKSGWLHRYAHVASGGWWCSGLDPLSNWQAMEWGCFKPRQPRLNEKGKSIKYEHPPCTATRVFCLRVPLHVWQQVAQRYNQAMPENISIAENGEAVGFWQWVMEQNIPVIICEGVKKAAALLTQGYAAIGIPGITSGYRVTKDELGKVISRQIIPDLAVFALKKRTFYICFDFETQPKKIAAVNNAISQLGFLFQAKNCPVQVIDLPGMEKGVDEFIVAKGAIAFEKVYRQSMDLEVYLAQTKPHSELTVAPALTLDCRYLGEITFPDSGIVGIKSAKGTGKTTALQALVKRVKSRKKPVLLITHRIQLGRFLCEKIGIQWGMGKEDIESGRVAEEGIAKLLSPFSDFSGQGQSTIPTKSLGLCVDSLWKIHPQDWQGAVVILDEVEQSLWHLLNSSTCKEKRVKILKVFQQLISTVLTTGGLVIAQDADLSDVSLEYLQALAGIKLTPWVIVNQWKPQRGWDVTFYDSPNPTPLIHQLELDLLAGRKCYVTTDSRSGRYSCETIASYLKERLQKLQQQFPKTLVVSSLTTNTPGHEAADFIGAINHKVTEYDSVFVTPSLGTGISIDVKHFDCVYGIFQGVIPDSEARQALSRVRDDVPRIVWCAKRGIGLIGSGSTNYRLLSYWYQENQKENLSLLSPLHHIDVDLPLVYDPIHLRTWAKLAARVNASISLYRESMKDGLTNDGHQIQMRSNAVHNNIIRDLRLAFLATDPNDLPTRRRLIIEIVKVQKDWSQRRYKAKDIKRKFREIKQQNQLAAAIAVVHAPDIDYIEYERLLAKHSLTNEERNQIDKYILKQRYGVSVTPQLKLWDDKGYYGQLLTHYYLTHQSEYFRIRDKQEWHQQLSWGEGKVFLPDLKIYTLKVEVLRALGVLNFLEPQRKFTENDAELLVFRNTAVNFSKDIKRTLGINLVRKNENTSALRILNRLLKLLGLKLKRINEFYQIDSETLNDGREKIFTVWQQRDELMLTAHKGIGSNITNYPFDKQSEKQWLQPELALR from the coding sequence ATGCATCTGTACCATTTATACCCCGAACACCTTGAAGAAATTGTCAAGAGCAGCAGTATAGATATACACATTGCTCAACTTAACTTTATTTCTCTTCAAGATGAAATTGCCTACGATTATTTGTTAATTTCTGAGCATTTGCCACGTACCAACACAGGTATGGTTAAGAGTGGCTGGCTGCATCGGTACGCTCATGTTGCCTCTGGTGGTTGGTGGTGTTCTGGGCTAGATCCCCTAAGTAATTGGCAAGCGATGGAGTGGGGTTGCTTTAAGCCAAGACAGCCCCGATTGAATGAGAAAGGCAAGTCTATCAAGTACGAACATCCTCCCTGCACAGCAACGCGAGTCTTTTGTCTGCGAGTTCCTCTGCACGTCTGGCAGCAAGTTGCCCAGCGTTACAATCAAGCTATGCCTGAAAATATCAGCATAGCTGAAAATGGTGAGGCTGTGGGTTTTTGGCAATGGGTGATGGAACAAAACATACCCGTGATTATCTGTGAGGGCGTCAAGAAAGCTGCTGCACTATTAACACAAGGATATGCAGCTATAGGCATTCCTGGAATTACCAGTGGCTACCGCGTTACCAAAGATGAATTGGGCAAAGTTATCAGTCGTCAGATCATACCCGACTTAGCTGTATTTGCGCTCAAAAAGCGCACGTTTTATATTTGCTTCGATTTTGAAACTCAACCCAAAAAAATTGCGGCGGTAAACAATGCCATCTCTCAACTAGGTTTTTTATTCCAGGCAAAAAATTGTCCTGTACAAGTCATCGATTTGCCAGGGATGGAAAAAGGGGTTGATGAGTTTATTGTTGCTAAAGGTGCGATCGCTTTCGAGAAAGTATATCGTCAAAGCATGGATTTAGAAGTTTACCTTGCTCAAACAAAACCCCATAGCGAGTTAACTGTTGCTCCGGCACTTACTCTCGACTGTCGTTATTTAGGAGAAATAACTTTTCCTGATTCTGGAATAGTAGGAATAAAATCAGCAAAAGGAACAGGTAAAACTACAGCCCTGCAAGCACTTGTCAAGCGAGTAAAAAGTAGAAAGAAACCAGTTTTATTAATAACTCACAGAATCCAACTTGGGCGATTTTTATGTGAAAAGATTGGTATTCAATGGGGAATGGGTAAAGAAGATATAGAGAGTGGGAGAGTCGCAGAAGAAGGAATTGCTAAATTACTTTCTCCTTTTTCAGATTTTTCAGGGCAGGGACAAAGCACCATCCCTACCAAGTCACTTGGATTATGTGTTGATTCTCTTTGGAAAATTCATCCTCAAGATTGGCAAGGAGCAGTGGTTATTTTAGATGAAGTAGAGCAATCTTTATGGCATCTACTAAATAGCAGTACTTGTAAAGAAAAGCGCGTCAAAATCTTAAAAGTATTTCAGCAGCTAATTTCTACAGTGTTGACTACAGGTGGATTAGTTATTGCTCAGGATGCTGATTTATCGGATGTTTCTTTAGAATATTTACAAGCATTAGCAGGAATTAAACTAACACCCTGGGTAATTGTTAATCAATGGAAACCACAACGCGGTTGGGATGTAACTTTTTACGATTCTCCTAATCCAACTCCACTAATTCACCAACTAGAATTAGATTTACTTGCAGGAAGAAAATGCTATGTTACAACTGATAGTCGCTCTGGACGCTACAGTTGTGAAACTATAGCAAGTTATTTGAAAGAGCGATTACAAAAACTGCAACAACAATTTCCCAAAACTTTAGTAGTGAGTAGTCTCACAACCAACACTCCAGGGCATGAAGCAGCCGATTTTATAGGAGCTATTAATCATAAAGTTACTGAATACGATTCTGTTTTTGTCACTCCTAGCCTGGGAACAGGAATTAGTATTGATGTTAAACATTTTGATTGTGTTTACGGAATTTTTCAAGGAGTAATTCCTGACTCAGAAGCACGACAGGCATTGTCAAGAGTACGCGATGACGTGCCGCGAATAGTATGGTGTGCCAAGCGCGGTATTGGTTTAATCGGTTCTGGCAGCACCAATTATCGGTTGCTATCTTATTGGTATCAAGAAAATCAAAAAGAGAACTTGTCTTTACTTAGTCCCCTTCATCATATAGATGTGGATTTACCATTAGTTTACGATCCAATTCATCTACGAACTTGGGCAAAACTAGCAGCAAGAGTTAATGCTTCTATTAGCTTGTATCGAGAATCTATGAAAGATGGCTTAACGAATGATGGCCATCAAATTCAAATGCGTAGTAATGCAGTTCATAATAATATTATTCGAGATTTACGTCTGGCTTTTTTAGCAACTGATCCAAATGATTTGCCAACTCGCAGAAGGCTGATTATAGAAATTGTGAAAGTGCAAAAAGATTGGTCACAAAGACGGTACAAAGCCAAAGATATTAAGCGTAAATTTAGAGAAATAAAGCAACAAAATCAATTAGCGGCAGCAATTGCTGTAGTTCATGCTCCAGATATTGATTACATAGAATATGAGCGGTTATTAGCTAAACATTCATTAACTAATGAGGAGCGAAATCAAATTGATAAATATATTCTCAAACAAAGATATGGTGTGAGTGTCACTCCTCAACTCAAGTTATGGGATGACAAAGGCTATTATGGCCAATTACTAACCCATTATTATCTTACACATCAGAGTGAGTATTTTCGCATTAGAGATAAACAAGAATGGCATCAACAATTATCTTGGGGAGAAGGAAAAGTTTTTCTACCAGACTTAAAAATTTACACTTTGAAAGTAGAAGTATTAAGAGCTTTAGGAGTCCTCAATTTTCTAGAACCACAACGAAAGTTTACTGAAAATGATGCCGAGCTACTTGTATTTAGAAATACTGCTGTTAACTTTAGTAAAGATATCAAAAGAACACTTGGTATTAATTTAGTTAGAAAAAATGAAAATACTTCGGCGTTAAGAATACTCAATCGATTATTAAAGTTGCTGGGTTTGAAGCTAAAGCGGATCAATGAGTTTTATCAAATCGACTCAGAGACACTAAATGATGGCAGGGAAAAAATATTTACTGTTTGGCAGCAACGAGATGAATTAATGTTAACCGCTCATAAAGGCATAGGATCTAATATTACGAATTATCCCTTTGACAAGCAATCTGAAAAGCAGTGGCTACAACCAGAATTAGCCCTGCGGTAA